A single region of the Rhizobium binae genome encodes:
- a CDS encoding LysR family transcriptional regulator, with product MFNFPQLRNLMRFAGRAIGIGDRMARDTSAAISLKHIEAYDAIAATGSTIAASVELGISQSNASRLSQQLEDYLGVRLFEREKNRLQPTREGLQLGPEIRAISDRLRALKTAAMELESGRSREIMLRLAFPASLSSTRIPKLVKNFLATNGPMRVEVASGSYLAIERMVADGEADLGFARLPLMSPGLKQEKILSSRIVCVLHNDHPKAGSSLLSVGELKGQDLIMLNRERPVRHELEALFYKAGIRQRPLLEAHSVASACALAAQGLGIALVGEIIAREYAALPLQFIPLEPELPVAYALISGEKFPMPKAASLFLQSISDWA from the coding sequence ATGTTCAACTTTCCTCAGCTCCGCAATCTTATGCGGTTTGCGGGTAGGGCTATCGGTATTGGAGATAGAATGGCGCGAGACACGAGTGCGGCGATCAGCCTGAAGCATATCGAGGCCTATGACGCCATCGCCGCGACGGGCTCGACGATCGCCGCTTCGGTCGAGCTGGGGATCTCGCAATCGAACGCCAGCCGCCTGTCGCAGCAACTCGAAGACTATCTCGGCGTCCGGTTGTTCGAACGGGAAAAGAACCGGCTTCAACCGACCCGCGAGGGGCTGCAGCTCGGCCCGGAAATCCGGGCCATTTCCGATCGGCTGCGCGCCTTGAAAACCGCGGCCATGGAGCTCGAGAGCGGCCGGTCGCGCGAGATCATGCTGCGGCTCGCCTTTCCCGCCAGCCTTTCTTCGACGCGCATTCCGAAGCTGGTGAAGAATTTTCTCGCAACGAATGGCCCGATGCGCGTCGAAGTCGCATCCGGCAGTTATCTTGCAATAGAGCGGATGGTGGCCGACGGCGAGGCCGATCTCGGTTTCGCGCGTCTGCCGCTGATGAGCCCGGGATTGAAACAGGAGAAGATCCTGTCATCGCGGATCGTTTGCGTGCTGCACAACGATCACCCCAAGGCCGGCAGCAGCCTGCTGTCGGTCGGCGAACTGAAGGGGCAGGATCTGATCATGCTGAATAGGGAGCGGCCGGTTCGCCATGAGCTGGAGGCATTGTTCTACAAGGCCGGCATCCGTCAGCGCCCCCTGCTCGAAGCACATTCGGTGGCGAGCGCCTGTGCGCTGGCCGCACAGGGGCTCGGCATTGCGCTGGTCGGCGAGATCATCGCCCGCGAATATGCGGCGCTGCCGCTGCAGTTCATTCCGCTCGAACCGGAACTGCCGGTTGCCTACGCGCTGATCAGCGGAGAGAAATTTCCGATGCCGAAGGCCGCCAGCCTCTTCCTTCAAAGCATTTCGGACTGGGCATGA
- a CDS encoding LysR family transcriptional regulator, translating to MNIKQLEVLRTLLATGSTIATAKTMGLSQSGVSRLLQQLETDLLMSLFVRDKGRLVPTPEALLLARDAENILLAVDRMSGHAEDLRSGAAGPEIVRVGLPSSMWEHFAPAMLVDYIRDFPGVRIETFFETTTAINKLVEQRVIDFGFLRMEGESGPGIEVERVATGESVCVVPKDHPLAKLEEITVRNLRDVPLILIGRQRPNRMALDQTFRRAGVKQIVKIETHTNSSACSYVAHGLGVTIISSFYANLYRHLPVVHRPFVPRATQEFGLARAVATPLSIAAHALSDALKRQIQMSQKDI from the coding sequence ATGAATATCAAGCAACTGGAAGTCCTGCGTACACTTCTGGCGACAGGGTCGACAATTGCCACGGCAAAAACAATGGGGCTCAGCCAGTCCGGCGTCAGCCGCCTGCTTCAGCAGCTCGAGACAGATCTTTTGATGTCGCTTTTCGTACGCGACAAAGGCCGTCTCGTCCCGACCCCCGAGGCCTTGCTCCTTGCCCGCGATGCCGAGAACATACTGCTGGCAGTCGATCGGATGTCGGGCCACGCGGAGGATCTGAGAAGCGGTGCCGCCGGCCCGGAGATTGTTCGCGTTGGCCTTCCGAGCAGCATGTGGGAGCATTTCGCGCCGGCAATGCTGGTCGACTACATCAGGGATTTCCCCGGTGTGCGGATTGAAACCTTTTTCGAGACGACGACCGCGATCAACAAGCTCGTCGAGCAGAGAGTGATCGATTTCGGCTTTTTGCGCATGGAGGGCGAGAGTGGTCCGGGCATCGAGGTCGAGCGGGTCGCGACCGGCGAAAGCGTCTGCGTCGTTCCAAAGGATCATCCTCTTGCGAAGCTGGAGGAAATCACGGTCAGGAATTTGCGCGACGTGCCTCTCATACTGATAGGCCGCCAACGGCCGAACCGCATGGCACTCGACCAGACCTTCCGGCGGGCCGGCGTCAAACAGATCGTCAAGATCGAAACGCATACCAACAGTTCGGCCTGTTCCTATGTCGCGCATGGTCTCGGGGTCACGATCATCAGCAGCTTCTATGCGAATCTCTATCGCCACCTGCCGGTGGTTCACCGTCCTTTCGTGCCACGCGCCACCCAGGAGTTCGGATTGGCGAGGGCGGTTGCCACACCGCTCTCGATTGCCGCCCACGCTCTGAGTGACGCCTTGAAGCGACAGATCCAGATGTCACAAAAAGACATTTGA
- a CDS encoding ABC transporter permease, protein MLKFILNRLLMALPTIVLVSVTVFTLIRFIPGDPAALMLGDMAEPAQIAAMRTELGLDKSLPQQFLIWTANVVQGDFGRSIVNDEAVLPLVASRFLLSAEIVLVAVLLASLIAVPAGVIAAWRQNSLTDLALVGTATILLSVPTFWLGLLLLLFFGLKLGWLPVLGYVSIGSNVAGGLVYLVLPIMTLVIHEMGVLIRMARASTLEVLRLDYITHARAKGLSESAVLWRHAFKNAFGPTWTVIGLILGNLLGGIAVIETVFTIPGLGRLMVDSIFARDYPVIQGCLLLVSLSYVLVNLVVDLLYPLFDPRVVAE, encoded by the coding sequence ATGCTGAAATTCATTCTGAACCGCCTGCTGATGGCATTGCCGACGATCGTCCTCGTTTCGGTGACCGTCTTCACGCTGATCCGCTTCATACCCGGCGATCCGGCCGCACTGATGCTGGGTGATATGGCTGAGCCGGCGCAGATCGCGGCGATGCGCACGGAACTCGGCCTCGACAAATCGCTGCCGCAACAGTTCCTGATCTGGACCGCCAATGTCGTGCAGGGTGACTTCGGCCGCTCGATCGTCAATGACGAGGCGGTGCTGCCGCTCGTCGCATCGCGTTTTCTGCTCAGCGCCGAAATTGTCCTCGTCGCCGTCCTTCTGGCGAGCCTCATCGCCGTGCCGGCCGGTGTCATCGCCGCCTGGCGGCAAAACAGCCTGACGGATCTGGCGCTGGTCGGCACGGCCACGATCCTGCTGTCGGTCCCGACATTCTGGCTCGGGCTGCTTTTGCTGCTTTTTTTCGGCTTGAAACTCGGCTGGTTACCGGTGCTCGGCTATGTCTCGATCGGCAGCAACGTTGCCGGCGGCCTGGTCTACCTCGTGCTGCCGATCATGACCCTGGTCATTCATGAGATGGGTGTGTTGATCCGCATGGCGCGCGCCTCGACGCTGGAAGTGCTGCGTCTCGACTATATCACCCATGCCCGGGCCAAGGGGCTTTCCGAAAGCGCCGTCCTCTGGCGGCACGCCTTCAAGAACGCCTTCGGCCCGACCTGGACCGTCATCGGCCTGATCCTCGGCAATCTGCTCGGTGGCATTGCCGTCATCGAGACGGTCTTCACCATTCCGGGGCTCGGGCGACTGATGGTCGACAGTATTTTTGCCCGCGATTACCCCGTGATCCAAGGATGTCTGCTGCTCGTCTCGCTTTCCTATGTGCTGGTCAATTTGGTCGTCGACCTGCTCTATCCCTTGTTCGATCCGCGGGTGGTCGCCGAATGA
- a CDS encoding ABC transporter permease, whose product MKNVTFNGFIGSILIAALLISAAIGLFWTPYDPMKLGFTARLAAPSSAHWLGTDEFGRDVLSRLIVGARASVWIGTLTVAFATVCGTLIGLVSGYARGWIDAVIMAVNNALLAFPGILLALGLLAVFGANQYGIIFALGIAYSPSMARVVRGAVLSLREREFIEASKVMGNGELYTMFRHILPNCVAPITVLATSMFGWAILSESALSFLGLGVPPPAPTWGNMLAAGRPFIEQAVWLGLFPGLAIALTLLGINLLGDALRDKLDPRMRGLK is encoded by the coding sequence ATGAAAAACGTCACGTTCAACGGCTTCATCGGCAGCATTCTGATTGCCGCATTGCTCATCTCCGCTGCGATCGGCCTGTTCTGGACCCCTTATGATCCGATGAAGCTCGGCTTCACGGCACGGCTGGCGGCGCCAAGCAGCGCCCACTGGCTCGGAACCGACGAATTCGGCCGCGACGTGCTCAGTCGCCTGATCGTCGGCGCCCGGGCAAGCGTCTGGATCGGCACCTTGACGGTCGCATTCGCGACCGTCTGCGGCACGCTGATCGGCCTCGTCAGCGGTTACGCCCGCGGTTGGATCGATGCAGTCATCATGGCCGTCAACAATGCGCTTCTCGCTTTTCCCGGCATCCTGCTGGCGCTTGGATTGCTCGCCGTCTTCGGCGCCAACCAATATGGCATCATCTTCGCACTGGGCATTGCCTATTCTCCCTCGATGGCCCGCGTTGTCCGGGGCGCCGTGCTGTCGCTGCGCGAGCGGGAATTCATCGAGGCTTCCAAGGTGATGGGCAATGGCGAGCTCTACACCATGTTCCGCCATATCCTCCCCAATTGCGTCGCCCCGATCACCGTGCTGGCGACCTCGATGTTCGGCTGGGCGATCCTTTCGGAAAGCGCGCTCAGCTTTCTCGGTCTCGGCGTTCCGCCACCGGCGCCGACCTGGGGCAACATGCTGGCCGCCGGCCGGCCGTTCATCGAGCAGGCGGTCTGGCTGGGTCTCTTCCCGGGCCTGGCGATCGCCCTGACGCTCCTCGGCATCAATCTTCTGGGCGACGCTCTTCGGGACAAGCTCGATCCGCGGATGAGGGGACTGAAATGA
- a CDS encoding ABC transporter ATP-binding protein has translation MTNETLLNVRNLSLQVTGTGVQVVKKVSFDIAPGEIFGIVGESGSGKTLATRALISLLPAPIKVIGGSVAYKGRDVLSMSAAQLRQMRGAEIGVVFQEPMTSLNPSMTVGRQLEEGLQLHTRLSQEERRSRILDMLNRVGIRDPAGALTSYPHEFSGGMRQRIMLASVMLLKPALLIADEPTTALDAVIQRDVMELMVELTQAEGTAVLLISHDLPMVARYTNRIVVMEKGGIVEQGRTADLLDAPQRAYTKKLLSSLPFRGETRMIDKTKAPMVSARDIVVDYPGRRSLMKKAVPKRALHGVSIDIHEGEVVALVGGSGSGKTTLGRTIAGLVRESEGDIRFKGRSRDDDWMDYRLNCQMVFQDPYSSLDPRMTIIALVEEALRLVPDLDAAAKRKRAMETLEEVGLGADYAERYSHELSGGQRQRVAIARAIARRPKFLIADEPVSALDVTVRAQVLELLSDLQKRYGFSCLFISHDLGVVEQVADRVVVMQDGRIIEEGDRDTVFDSPKEAYTQRLLSAIPALDHNAQGGVILKWRLEN, from the coding sequence ATGACCAATGAAACGCTTTTGAATGTCCGCAACCTGTCGCTTCAGGTCACCGGGACCGGTGTACAGGTCGTCAAGAAGGTCAGCTTCGACATCGCCCCAGGCGAGATCTTCGGCATCGTCGGGGAGAGCGGATCGGGCAAGACGCTGGCAACACGCGCCCTGATCTCGCTGCTGCCGGCGCCGATCAAAGTGATCGGCGGCTCCGTTGCCTATAAGGGGCGCGACGTGCTTTCGATGAGCGCTGCGCAATTGCGTCAAATGCGCGGTGCGGAGATCGGTGTCGTCTTCCAGGAGCCGATGACCTCGCTCAATCCCTCGATGACCGTCGGCCGCCAACTCGAAGAAGGGTTGCAGCTGCATACGAGACTTTCGCAGGAAGAGCGGCGCAGCCGGATCCTCGACATGCTGAACCGGGTCGGGATCCGCGATCCCGCCGGAGCGCTCACGTCCTATCCGCATGAATTCTCGGGCGGCATGCGCCAGCGCATCATGCTGGCGTCGGTCATGCTACTGAAACCGGCGCTGTTGATCGCCGACGAGCCGACGACCGCGCTCGATGCCGTGATCCAGCGCGATGTCATGGAACTGATGGTGGAATTGACGCAGGCGGAAGGCACCGCCGTGCTGCTGATCAGTCACGATCTGCCGATGGTTGCCCGCTACACCAACCGCATCGTCGTCATGGAAAAGGGCGGGATCGTCGAACAAGGACGCACTGCCGATCTGCTCGACGCGCCGCAGCGCGCCTATACGAAGAAACTGCTTTCCTCCCTGCCGTTTCGCGGAGAGACGCGGATGATCGACAAGACTAAGGCGCCGATGGTCTCGGCGCGGGATATCGTCGTCGATTATCCCGGCCGGCGGTCGCTGATGAAGAAGGCAGTGCCAAAGCGGGCGCTGCATGGCGTCAGCATCGATATCCACGAAGGCGAAGTCGTCGCGCTTGTCGGCGGTTCGGGTTCCGGCAAGACCACGCTCGGCCGCACCATTGCCGGGCTGGTCCGGGAGAGCGAAGGCGATATCCGCTTCAAGGGACGCAGCCGCGACGACGACTGGATGGACTATCGGCTGAATTGCCAGATGGTGTTTCAGGATCCTTATTCCTCCCTCGATCCGCGCATGACCATCATCGCGCTTGTGGAAGAGGCGCTGCGGCTCGTTCCTGATCTCGACGCCGCGGCAAAGCGCAAGCGCGCCATGGAGACGCTGGAGGAAGTCGGGCTTGGGGCCGACTATGCCGAGCGCTACTCACATGAGCTTTCGGGCGGTCAGCGCCAGCGCGTGGCGATTGCCCGCGCGATTGCGCGCCGGCCGAAATTCCTGATCGCCGACGAACCGGTATCGGCGCTCGACGTGACGGTGAGGGCGCAGGTGCTCGAACTCCTGTCCGATCTGCAAAAACGCTACGGCTTTTCCTGCCTGTTCATCAGCCACGATCTCGGCGTGGTCGAACAGGTGGCCGATCGCGTCGTCGTCATGCAGGACGGCCGGATCATCGAGGAGGGCGATCGCGATACCGTTTTCGACAGTCCGAAGGAGGCCTATACGCAACGGCTTCTCTCGGCCATCCCCGCTCTGGACCACAATGCTCAGGGTGGCGTGATCCTCAAATGGCGCCTGGAGAACTGA
- a CDS encoding serine hydrolase: MTTMIESGKLAERLNAICDAQPFVTRFMVRALGSGETIGRGADEETPSASTRKTSIMMAALKAAHEGRLDLDERITYEKRFAEEVASGMFRYLSPGIVISLRDAITGMMVLSDNVCTKMVFERLTLEEVDNYCKSIGMTGTNHRFLIPPLALSPDHSLKAVTTTTARDQVYLLQTILDAQDSREAADRLGCSQALCAYALQTLKNQILRYAIPSRLPFGVLVAHKGGTGKRGRMNAGIVYCDGSPFYIIAAYTDHVPQEMPDGTPGYTVALETIGRLSRACWDELQS, translated from the coding sequence ATGACGACGATGATTGAATCCGGGAAGCTTGCGGAGCGATTGAACGCGATCTGCGATGCCCAGCCGTTCGTAACGCGCTTCATGGTGCGTGCACTCGGCAGCGGTGAAACGATCGGCAGGGGCGCCGACGAGGAAACGCCCTCGGCCAGCACCCGGAAGACCTCGATCATGATGGCGGCCTTGAAGGCGGCGCATGAAGGCCGCCTGGATCTGGACGAACGGATCACCTACGAAAAGCGTTTCGCCGAGGAAGTGGCGAGCGGGATGTTCCGCTATCTCAGCCCCGGTATCGTCATATCGCTGCGCGATGCCATCACCGGCATGATGGTGCTGAGCGACAATGTCTGCACCAAGATGGTCTTCGAAAGGCTGACGCTCGAAGAGGTCGACAATTATTGCAAGTCGATCGGCATGACGGGCACCAACCATCGCTTCCTCATCCCTCCCTTGGCGCTGTCGCCCGATCATTCATTGAAGGCAGTCACCACGACGACGGCGCGCGATCAGGTCTATCTGCTGCAGACCATCCTGGACGCGCAGGATTCGCGGGAGGCCGCCGACCGGCTCGGCTGCTCGCAGGCGTTGTGCGCCTATGCCCTTCAAACCCTGAAGAACCAGATCCTGCGTTATGCCATTCCCTCCCGGCTGCCATTCGGCGTGCTCGTTGCCCACAAGGGCGGCACGGGAAAGCGCGGTCGCATGAATGCCGGTATCGTCTATTGCGACGGCTCCCCCTTCTACATCATCGCCGCCTATACCGACCACGTGCCGCAGGAAATGCCGGACGGCACCCCCGGCTATACGGTCGCGCTTGAAACCATCGGCAGGCTTTCACGCGCCTGCTGGGATGAACTCCAATCCTGA
- a CDS encoding ABC transporter substrate-binding protein, with translation MHKLLLAGTMLMAMTGVVDARDIVVAQSSDLRSANPGVNRDGNTDGVILHIVEGLVGYANNGEVKPLLAKSFNVSADGLTYSFKLRDNVKFHNGKKLTADEVVWNWNRYLKPETKWTCLPDFDGSGNVHVTGVKAVDPSTVTITLEKPSAVFLGLMSRPECGYTGMISPESVGADGSFIKPIGTGPFKWDEWKKGEYIHLAKFDDYVSPQNDGKPDGMVGSKRPLVDGIKFMVIPDASTVKAGLQSGVLDTAEISPDLIPEFKTSDTMQLIVARNNGKNLFYIQTRDKLLGNPGVRRAMAMALDLDQLVEAASNGTGTANGSMVSQDSLYFDDVQKQHLPYDLDAAKKELAAAGYKGEPITIIANKRSNVPSFPAAVMAQAMMQQAGLNVQIEVLDYATQVDRRRSGNYQVISQSVAPRLDPALMYGFYVGNKDKNASLMWDDPKAVELMKAAYSEPDQTKRQAIFDEFHTLMLKEMPGIFLYDMVDVWGATKKLKGQPVWQSNARLWEVSLDN, from the coding sequence ATGCATAAGCTTCTTCTTGCCGGCACCATGCTGATGGCGATGACCGGCGTGGTCGATGCCCGCGACATCGTCGTGGCGCAAAGTTCCGATCTGCGCAGCGCCAATCCGGGCGTCAATCGCGACGGCAATACCGATGGCGTCATCCTGCATATTGTCGAAGGGCTCGTCGGCTATGCCAACAATGGCGAGGTCAAGCCGCTGCTGGCAAAGAGCTTCAACGTCTCGGCCGATGGGCTGACCTACAGCTTCAAACTGCGTGACAACGTCAAATTCCACAACGGCAAGAAATTGACCGCCGATGAGGTCGTGTGGAACTGGAACCGCTATCTCAAGCCCGAAACGAAATGGACCTGCCTTCCCGATTTCGACGGCAGCGGCAACGTCCATGTCACCGGGGTTAAGGCAGTCGATCCTTCCACAGTCACCATCACGCTGGAAAAGCCATCGGCGGTTTTCCTTGGCCTGATGTCGCGCCCCGAATGTGGTTACACCGGGATGATCTCGCCGGAATCGGTCGGCGCCGACGGAAGCTTCATCAAGCCGATCGGCACCGGTCCCTTCAAATGGGATGAATGGAAGAAGGGCGAGTATATCCATCTCGCCAAGTTCGACGATTACGTCTCGCCCCAGAATGACGGCAAACCCGACGGCATGGTCGGCTCCAAGCGCCCTCTCGTCGACGGCATCAAATTCATGGTCATTCCCGATGCTTCGACCGTAAAGGCCGGCCTTCAGTCCGGCGTGCTTGATACCGCGGAGATTTCGCCGGATCTCATTCCCGAATTCAAGACGAGCGACACGATGCAGCTGATCGTGGCGCGCAACAACGGCAAAAACCTCTTCTACATCCAGACGCGCGACAAGCTTCTGGGCAATCCCGGCGTGCGCCGGGCCATGGCGATGGCCCTCGATCTCGACCAGCTCGTCGAGGCCGCGTCCAATGGTACCGGTACAGCCAACGGTTCGATGGTTTCGCAGGATTCGCTCTATTTCGACGATGTCCAGAAGCAGCATCTGCCCTACGATCTCGACGCAGCAAAGAAGGAGCTCGCGGCAGCCGGCTACAAGGGCGAGCCGATCACCATCATCGCCAACAAGCGCAGCAACGTGCCAAGCTTCCCCGCCGCGGTGATGGCGCAGGCGATGATGCAGCAGGCAGGTCTCAATGTGCAGATCGAGGTGCTCGACTATGCGACGCAGGTCGATCGCCGTCGCTCCGGCAACTATCAGGTCATCTCGCAATCGGTCGCGCCGCGGCTCGATCCGGCGCTGATGTACGGCTTCTATGTCGGCAACAAGGACAAGAACGCGTCCTTGATGTGGGATGACCCGAAAGCAGTCGAGCTGATGAAGGCCGCTTATTCGGAGCCCGACCAGACGAAGCGTCAGGCGATCTTCGACGAGTTTCACACGCTGATGCTCAAGGAAATGCCGGGCATCTTCCTCTATGACATGGTCGATGTCTGGGGCGCGACCAAGAAGCTGAAGGGCCAGCCCGTCTGGCAATCGAATGCCCGTCTTTGGGAAGTTTCGCTCGACAATTGA
- a CDS encoding M20 family metallopeptidase — protein MNLDAFNSIVATIEKMKPDYIALSDHIWEFAELKFEERRSSQLLARTLEENGFAVRRGVAGMETAFIGELGSGKPVIAFLGEFDALAGMSQAANLAEPRPATVGATGHGCGHNLLGVGSLMAAVALARHLKEYNLPGTVRYYGCPGEEGGSGKTFMVRAGAFDDVDAALTWHPAPFNGVRSTNNLAVLEYYYRFRGVAAHAANSAHLGRSALDAVELMNVGVNFLREHMPQDCRVHYAITDTGGRAANVVQASAEVLYLIRAPDMPQALALAGRVEKVARGAAMMTETEVEIVFDTASTNLLPNITLETAMHENMVALGPIAFDEADIEFARKIQATFTLEAITSSIRLYQIKGDVFSNARVDGSTPLHTGLRDFEGQSHFRAGSTDVGDVSWVTPTAQCWAPAWAIGTSPHTWQVVAQGKSPAAHKAMAHAAKTLATTGLALISSSDLLAAVTADWQEKTSGKAYLCPIPDDVMPASVHNR, from the coding sequence ATGAATCTTGACGCGTTCAATTCCATTGTCGCGACGATCGAAAAGATGAAACCGGATTATATCGCCCTCAGCGACCACATCTGGGAATTTGCGGAGCTGAAATTCGAGGAGCGGCGTTCCTCGCAATTGCTGGCAAGGACGCTCGAGGAGAACGGCTTTGCCGTGCGTCGCGGCGTCGCAGGCATGGAAACCGCCTTCATCGGCGAATTAGGCAGCGGCAAGCCGGTGATTGCTTTCCTCGGCGAATTCGATGCCCTCGCAGGAATGAGCCAGGCCGCCAACTTGGCCGAGCCTCGTCCTGCAACGGTGGGAGCGACCGGCCATGGCTGCGGGCACAATCTGCTTGGCGTCGGGTCGCTGATGGCGGCGGTTGCGCTTGCCCGCCACCTCAAGGAGTACAATCTGCCCGGGACGGTGCGTTATTACGGCTGCCCGGGAGAGGAGGGCGGTTCCGGCAAGACCTTCATGGTTCGCGCCGGCGCATTCGATGATGTCGATGCCGCCCTGACCTGGCATCCGGCTCCGTTCAACGGGGTTCGCTCGACGAACAATCTTGCCGTTCTCGAATATTACTATCGCTTCAGGGGTGTCGCGGCACATGCCGCCAACAGCGCCCATCTCGGCCGTTCGGCGCTCGATGCGGTCGAACTCATGAATGTCGGCGTCAATTTCTTGCGGGAACACATGCCGCAGGATTGTCGTGTTCACTACGCGATCACCGACACCGGCGGCAGGGCCGCCAATGTCGTGCAGGCGAGCGCCGAAGTTCTCTATCTGATCCGGGCGCCCGACATGCCGCAGGCGCTTGCGCTTGCCGGACGCGTCGAGAAAGTTGCACGCGGTGCGGCCATGATGACCGAAACTGAGGTCGAGATCGTGTTCGACACCGCCTCGACCAACCTTCTTCCCAACATCACGCTGGAAACGGCGATGCACGAGAACATGGTCGCGCTCGGGCCGATCGCCTTCGACGAGGCCGATATCGAATTCGCCAGGAAAATCCAGGCCACCTTCACACTGGAAGCGATCACGAGCAGTATCCGCCTCTATCAAATCAAGGGCGACGTGTTCTCCAATGCCAGGGTCGATGGCTCGACGCCGTTGCACACCGGTCTGCGCGATTTCGAGGGGCAATCGCATTTCCGGGCCGGATCGACCGATGTCGGCGACGTCAGCTGGGTGACACCGACCGCGCAATGCTGGGCGCCGGCCTGGGCGATTGGCACCAGTCCCCATACCTGGCAGGTCGTCGCGCAGGGAAAAAGCCCGGCCGCGCACAAGGCCATGGCGCATGCGGCCAAGACGCTTGCGACGACGGGCCTCGCCTTGATTTCGTCATCCGACCTCCTGGCGGCCGTGACGGCCGATTGGCAGGAAAAGACCAGCGGCAAAGCCTATCTGTGCCCGATCCCCGACGATGTAATGCCTGCATCGGTTCATAACCGGTAA
- a CDS encoding L-idonate 5-dehydrogenase: MRAVVLHAPKDLRVEEYALQKPERGEVRVAIKAGGICGSDLHYYNHGGTAAIRLREPMVLGHEIAGVIAEIGEEVKGMAVGTRVAVNPSRACGDCQQCQAGRQNHCVNMHFMGSAMRFPHDQGGFRQSVTIPAVQAIRLEGDTSLEEAAMAEPLAVCLHAARIAGPLLGKRILVTGAGPIGALVTILARLGGARDIVVTDLSTFPLDIAKSCGATRIINVRDEPDALAAYAAGKGHFDLCFEASGSAVALQQALPAMVPQGTVVQLGLGGEFALPINAVITREVRLLGSFRFHHEFVDAVNLLGSGMIDVRPLITAVLPFEEATAAFKLANQRDSALKVQIAF; encoded by the coding sequence GTGCGCGCCGTCGTTCTCCACGCCCCAAAAGATCTCCGTGTTGAGGAATATGCTCTGCAAAAACCCGAGCGCGGGGAAGTGCGCGTCGCCATCAAAGCGGGCGGCATTTGCGGCTCGGACCTCCATTACTATAACCACGGCGGCACGGCGGCAATTCGCCTGCGCGAGCCGATGGTACTCGGCCACGAAATTGCCGGCGTGATCGCGGAGATCGGTGAAGAGGTCAAAGGAATGGCCGTCGGAACGCGCGTCGCTGTCAATCCCAGCCGGGCATGTGGTGATTGCCAGCAGTGTCAGGCAGGCAGGCAAAACCACTGTGTGAATATGCATTTTATGGGCAGCGCAATGCGCTTTCCACACGATCAGGGCGGGTTCAGGCAGAGTGTGACCATACCGGCAGTACAGGCAATCCGACTTGAAGGCGACACCTCCCTGGAAGAAGCCGCCATGGCCGAACCCCTCGCGGTCTGCCTGCATGCCGCCAGGATTGCTGGCCCTCTGCTCGGCAAGCGTATTCTGGTGACGGGCGCAGGCCCGATCGGCGCTCTGGTGACGATACTCGCCCGTCTCGGCGGGGCTCGCGATATCGTCGTGACCGATCTCAGCACCTTCCCTCTCGACATTGCGAAGAGCTGTGGGGCGACCCGCATCATAAATGTGCGTGACGAACCGGATGCACTCGCAGCCTACGCTGCCGGCAAGGGTCACTTCGACCTGTGTTTCGAAGCATCCGGAAGCGCTGTGGCTTTGCAGCAGGCGCTGCCGGCGATGGTCCCTCAAGGAACGGTCGTGCAACTTGGCCTTGGCGGAGAATTTGCGCTCCCGATTAACGCGGTCATCACGCGCGAAGTCCGGCTGCTGGGATCCTTCCGCTTCCACCACGAATTTGTCGATGCCGTCAATTTACTCGGCAGTGGCATGATTGATGTACGCCCGCTGATCACGGCCGTCTTGCCATTTGAAGAGGCGACGGCAGCGTTCAAACTTGCCAACCAGCGTGATAGTGCGCTTAAGGTGCAAATCGCATTCTAA